In Granulicella mallensis MP5ACTX8, the sequence AAGGCCACGACGTCCGGCTGATTGCCGCTCAGTTTGTGAAGCCCTTCGTGAAGTCCAACAAGAACGACTTCGTTGATGCGGAGGCGATCGCCGAGGCTGTCGAGCGCAAGAACATGCGCTTTGTCCCGATCAAGACGGACGACCAGCTGGACCTTCAGGCCATCCATCGAGTTCGTGATCGGTTGGTTTCACGTCGAACAGCGGTGATTAACCAACTGCGGGCGTTTTTGCTGGAACGAGGCATGGTGTTCGCGCAGAAGCCGGCGAAGCTCAAGGCCGCGATGGCAGACATCCTGGAGAACGCAGAGGCCGACCTTACACCACTGATGCGCAACCTGATCGACACGTTATGGGGTGAGTGGAAGACCGTCGAGCAACAGATCGAAGAACTGAACGACGAACTGGAGCGCATCTCTGCCAGCGATGCAGGATGTACCCGCATCCGCAAGATTCCTGGGATCGGGCCTGTGGTGGCGACGGCGATCGTAGCTGCCATCGGTAATGGCGCCGCCTTTCGCAAGGGTCGAGACTTTGCAGCATGGCTAGGCATCGTTCCACGTCAGTATTCGACCGGAGGTAAGGCGAAGCTGTTCGGCATCAGTAAGCGCGGCAACGTCTACCTTCGCAAGATCCTGATCCATGGTGCACGAGCTGCGGTCCTGCGGATCAAGCGCGACCGAGCACCGATTGGAACCTGGCTCGATGCACTCGACGCCAGAGCTCCCAAGAACGTCGTCGTGGTCGCCATGGCGAACAAGCTCGCACGCATCGCGTGGGCCGTACTATCAAGCGGCAACGAGTACAGACCTG encodes:
- a CDS encoding IS110 family RNA-guided transposase; translated protein: MQIHSVGIDLGKTTFHLVALGASGKVLVKKKFTQRQLLTYTANMQTSLIGLEACSGAHFLGRALRKQGHDVRLIAAQFVKPFVKSNKNDFVDAEAIAEAVERKNMRFVPIKTDDQLDLQAIHRVRDRLVSRRTAVINQLRAFLLERGMVFAQKPAKLKAAMADILENAEADLTPLMRNLIDTLWGEWKTVEQQIEELNDELERISASDAGCTRIRKIPGIGPVVATAIVAAIGNGAAFRKGRDFAAWLGIVPRQYSTGGKAKLFGISKRGNVYLRKILIHGARAAVLRIKRDRAPIGTWLDALDARAPKNVVVVAMANKLARIAWAVLSSGNEYRPVAA